One genomic window of Arachis stenosperma cultivar V10309 chromosome 10, arast.V10309.gnm1.PFL2, whole genome shotgun sequence includes the following:
- the LOC130956598 gene encoding putative serine/threonine-protein kinase receptor codes for MRVFFTHLNSLIIILISFFFFITSSTSLDNLTGTQILKTNQTLLSENQTFVLGFFRGSNTNYYLGIWYNNISPQTIVWVANRDNPIDNSAGHLKIGDNGNFVLLNSSGNPAWSSNQTSAKNPVIQLLDTGNLVLKDLSDTTNNNYLWQSFEYPTDTLLPGMKVGWNLDTGTEKHLTSWKVEGEDPSSGDYTLKIDYHGLPEALLRRNQTIIYRTGPWNGERFSGIPGMKDNTNDLKYNFTYDEHGVWFSFSVTEPSLLSRIILSSDSDGQYQRYMWIQGRWNKFSYTPKDPCDYYRQCGPYGVCENDASPICTCMQGFRPKNQEAWNLRDGSDGCVRNTGLNCSTDKFLHLENMKLPETSSVFMNKSMTLDECGSLCKRNCSCTAYANIDIRNGGSGCVMWFGQLFDMNVHRPGGQDLYVRLAAADIGSTSSNKNHRAVLAIGITLSALVLVLGLVAICYLWKKRQQSSRGDQRNMDDLKLPMFNFDTLMMATNNFSEDNKLGEGGFGSVYRGRLIEGQEIAVKRLSENSGQGINEFKNEIKLIAKLQHRNLVRLLGCCIEKNEKMVVYEYMKNRGLDSILFDKSKNLLLNWERRFNIIYGIARGLLYLHQDSRFRIIHRDLKISNILLDIELNPKISDFGMARIFDKDQIQENTVRIVGTYGYMSPEYIMDGNFSIKSDIYSFGVMILEIITGKKNRGFSSDNDELNLLENVWRCWHEGTILTLIDPSIGNSYTESEVLRCIHVGLLCVQECAEDRPTMSSVILMLSSEAALMPRPSNPGFFLRRNHAETSSRNQDNTESVNQVTVTLLNASPANMRVFFTHLNSLIIILISFFFIAPSTSFDTLTGTQILTTNQTLLSENQTFVLGFFRGSNTNYYLGIWYNNINPQTIVWVANRDNPIDNSKGYLKIGDNGNFVLLNSSGNPAWSSNQTSAKNPVLQLLETGNLVLKDSGQSNNYLWQSFDYPTDTLLPGMKLGWNFDTGIEKHLTSWKVTGEDPSSGDYTFKLDYRGLPEIFLRTNQTIIYQTGPWNGERFSGVPEMDTDTHSIVFSFSDDAHGAFYSFSIGNASLLSRLTVTSDSDGELQRRTWIESSESWNKFWYKPADQCDHYRECGPYGVCDNNASPVCTCMKGFSPKNPQAWNLRDGSGGCVRNTGLNCSTDKFLHLEHMKLPETSSVFMNKSMTLDECGSLCKRNCSCTAYANIDIRNGGSGCVMWIGQLFDMNVYHTDGQDLYVRLAASDIGSTSSSKNRRAVLAIGITLCALVLVLGLVAVCYLRKKRQQSSRGDERNMDDLKLPMFAFDTLTMATNNFSQDNKLGEGGFGSVYRGRLIEGQEIAVKRLSENSGQGINEFKNEIKLIAKLQHRNLVRLLGCCIEKNEKMVVYEYMENRGLDSILFGKHYKSKNLLLNWEKRFNIIYGIARGLLYLHQDSRFRIIHRDLKTSNILLDIEMNPKISDFGMARIFDKDQTQENTVRIVGTYGYMSPEYIMDGNFSIKSDVYSFGVMVLEIITGKKNRRFSDDNDELNLVENVWKRWHEGTILTLVDSSIGNSYTESEVFRCIHVGLLCVQECAEDRPTMSSVILMLSSEAALMPRPRNPGFFLRRNHAETSLRNQDKTESVNQVTVTLLNAR; via the exons ATGAGAGTCTTCTTCACTCATCTTAActccctcatcatcattcttattagcttcttcttcttcattacttCATCAACCTCTTTGGATAATTTAACCGGAACACAAATCCTCAAAACCAACCAAACCTTGTTGTCAGAAAACCAGACCTTCGTTCTAGGCTTCTTCAGAGGTTCCAACACCAACTATTACCTCGGAATATGGTACAACAACATCAGCCCTCAAACAATAGTTTGGGTTGCAAACAGAGACAATCCCATTGACAACTCCGCAGGCCATCTCAAGATCGGAGACAACGGAAACTTTGTCCTTCTCAATTCATCCGGCAACCCCGCATGGTCCTCCAACCAAACCAGCGCCAAGAATCCAGTTATCCAGCTCCTCGATACCGGCAACCTTGTTCTCAAAGATTTATCAGACACGACAAATAATAACTACTTGTGGCAGAGCTTCGAATACCCAACGGATACCTTGTTACCGGGGATGAAGGTCGGTTGGAACCTGGACACAGGAACGGAGAAGCACTTAACATCATGGAAGGTCGAAGGTGAAGACCCTTCAAGCGGTGACTACACTTTGAAGATAGATTACCATGGTTTACCTGAGGCCCTCCTCCGGAGAAACCAAACTATAATATACCGAACTGGTCCTTGGAACGGTGAGAGATTTAGTGGGATCCCAGGGATGAAAGACAACACCAATGATCTCAAGTACAATTTCACTTATGATGAGCATGGGGTGTGGTTCTCTTTTTCCGTTACAGAACCTTCCTTGTTGTCAAGGATAATTCTGTCATCTGATTCTGATGGCCAGTATCAACGCTACATGTGGATACAAGGAAGATGGAACAAGTTCTCGTACACACCAAAGGATCCATGCGATTACTATAGACAGTGTGGTCCGTATGGAGTGTGTGAGAATGATGCTTCCCCGATTTGCACTTGTATGCAGGGGTTCAGGCctaagaaccaagaagcttggAACTTGAGAGATGGGTCTGATGGGTGTGTGAGGAACACGGGTTTGAATTGTTCGACTGACAAGTTCTTGCATCTTGAGAACATGAAGCTGCCGGAGACAAGCAGCGTGTTTATGAATAAGAGTATGACACTTGATGAATGTGGGAGTTTGTGTAAGAGGAATTGTTCATGCACTGCATATGCAAACATCGATATCAGAAATGGAGGAAGTGGCTGTGTCATGTGGTTTGGCCAACTCTTTGACATGAATGTCCACCGTCCAGGCGGTCAAGATCTCTATGTCAGATTGGCAGCTGCTGATATAG GATCTACTAGCTCCAACAAGAATCATAGAGCAGTTCTGGCTATTGGCATCACACTTAGTGCACTTGTTTTAGTTTTGGGATTGGTTGCTATTTGTTACTTATGGAAGAAGAGACAACAAAGTTCTAGAG GTGACCAAAGGAACATGGATGATCTAAAATTGCCAATgtttaattttgataccttAATGATGGCTACAAACAATTTCTCTGAAGATAATAAACTTGGAGAAGGAGGCTTCGGTAGTGTTTATAGG GGTAGATTGATTGAAGGTCAAGAAATTGCTGTAAAAAGGTTATCAGAAAATTCTGGACAAGGAATTAAcgaatttaaaaatgaaatcaaATTAATTGCCAAACTCCAACATCGAAATCTAGTCCGATTACTTGGTTGCTGCATTGAGAAGAATGAAAAGATGGTGGTCTATGAATATATGAAAAATAGAGGACTTGATTCCATTTTGTTTG ACAAATCAAAAAATCTCTTGCTTAATTGGGAGAGAcgatttaatattatatatggaaTAGCTAGAGGACTTCTTTATTTGCATCAAGATTCAAGATTTCGAATTATTCACAGAGATCTCAAGATAAGTAATATATTACTAGATATTGAACTGAATCCAAAGATATCAGACTTTGGAATGGCTAGAATTTTTGACAAAGATCAAATACAAGAAAATACCGTAAGAATTGTTGGAACATA tgGTTATATGTCTCCTGAATATATTATGGATGGAAACTTTTCAATAAAATCCGATATTTATAGCTTTGGAGTTATGATATTGGAAATTATAACTGGGAAGAAAAATAGAGGATTTTCCAGTGATAATGATGAATTGAATCTTTTGGAAAAT GTTTGGAGGTGTTGGCACGAAGGAACTATATTGACATTGATTGATCCATCCATTGGCAATTCATATACAGAATCAGAAGTCTTAAGATGCATACATGTTGGTCTCTTATGTGTCCAAGAATGTGCAGAAGATAGACCAACAATGTCTTCGGTGATTTTAATGTTGAGTAGTGAAGCTGCATTAATGCCTCGTCCTAGTAATCCAGGGTTTTTTCTAAGAAGAAATCATGCAGAAACATCTTCAAGAAATCAAGATAATACAGAAAGTGTAAATCAAGTTACTGTCACACTACTAAATGCTAG TCCCGCAAACATGAGAGTCTTCTTCACTCATCTTAActccctcatcatcattcttattagcttcttcttcatcgCTCCATCAACCTCTTTCGATACTTTAACCGGAACACAAATCCTCACAACCAACCAAACCTTGTTGTCAGAAAACCAAACCTTCGTTCTAGGCTTCTTCAGAGGTTCCAACACCAACTATTACCTCGGAATATGGTACAACAACATCAATCCTCAAACAATAGTTTGGGTTGCAAACAGAGACAACCCCATTGACAACTCCAAAGGCTATCTCAAGATCGGAGACAACGGAAACTTTGTCCTTCTCAATTCATCCGGCAACCCCGCATGGTCCTCCAACCAAACCAGCGCCAAGAATCCAGTTCTCCAGCTCCTTGAAACCGGTAACCTTGTTCTCAAAGATTCAGGACAGAGCAATAACTACCTATGGCAGAGCTTCGATTACCCAACAGATACCTTGCTACCTGGGATGAAGTTGGGTTGGAACTTCGACACAGGAATTGAGAAGCACTTAACATCGTGGAAGGTCACAGGTGAAGACCCTTCTTCCGGTGACTACACTTTCAAGCTAGATTACCGCGGTTTACCTGAGATTTTTCTGAGGACAAACCAGACTATCATATACCAAACTGGTCCTTGGAATGGTGAGAGATTCAGCGGGGTTCCAGAGATGGACACCGATACTCATTCCATTGTGTTCAGCTTCTCCGATGACGCGCACGGCGCGTTCTACTCTTTCTCCATCGGGAACGCTTCTTTGTTATCGAGGCTAACGGTGACGTCAGATTCAGACGGAGAACTTCAACGGCGGACGTGGATAGAGAGCAGCGAATCTTGGAACAAGTTCTGGTACAAACCGGCGGATCAATGCGACCATTACAGGGAGTGTGGTCCGTACGGAGTGTGTGATAATAATGCATCGCCGGTTTGCACATGTATGAAAGGGTTCAGCCCTAAGAACCCTCAGGCTTGGAATCTGAGAGATGGATCTGGCGGGTGTGTGAGGAACACGGGTTTGAATTGTTCGACTGACAAGTTCTTGCATCTTGAGCACATGAAGCTGCCGGAGACAAGCAGCGTGTTTATGAATAAGAGTATGACACTTGATGAATGTGGGAGTTTGTGTAAGAGGAATTGTTCATGCACTGCATATGCAAACATTGATATCAGAAACGGAGGAAGTGGCTGTGTTATGTGGATTGGTCAACTCTTTGACATGAATGTCTACCATACAGATGGTCAAGATCTCTATGTCAGATTGGCAGCTTCTGATATAG GATCTACTAGCTCCAGCAAGAATCGTAGAGCAGTTCTGGCTATTGGCATCACACTTTGTGCACTTGTTTTAGTTTTGGGATTGGTTGCTGTTTGTTACTTAAGGAAAAAGAGACAACAAAGTTCTAGAG GTGACGAAAGGAACATGGATGATCTGAAATTGCCAATGTTTGCTTTCGATACCTTGACAATGGCTACAAACAATTTCTCTCAAGATAATAAACTTGGAGAAGGAGGCTTCGGTAGTGTTTATAGG GGTAGATTAATTGAAGGTCAAGAAATTGCCGTAAAAAGGTTATCAGAAAATTCTGGACAAGGaattaatgaatttaaaaatgaaataaaattaattgcCAAACTCCAACATCGAAATCTAGTCCGATTACTTGGTTGCTGCATTGAGAAGAATGAGAAGATGGTGGTCTATGAATATATGGAAAATAGAGGACTTGATTCCATTTTGTTCGGTAAGCATT ACAAATCAAAAAATCTCTTGCTTAATTGGGAGAAGcgttttaatattatatatggaaTAGCTAGAGGACTTCTTTATTTGCATCAAGATTCAAGATTTCGAATTATTCATAGAGATCTCAAGACAAGTAATATATTACTAGATATTGAAATGAATCCAAAGATATCAGACTTTGGAATGGCTAGAATCTTTGACAAAGATCAAACACAAGAAAATACAGTAAGAATTGTTGGAACATA tgGTTATATGTCTCCTGAATATATTATGGATGGAAACTTTTCAATAAAATCTGATGTTTATAGCTTTGGAGTTATGGTATTGGAAATTATAACtggaaagaaaaatagaagattTTCCGATGATAACGACGAATTGAATCTTGTGGAAAAT GTTTGGAAGCGTTGGCATGAAGGAACTATATTGACATTGGTTGATTCATCCATTGGCAATTCATATACAGAATCAGAAGTCTTTAGATGCATACATGTTGGTCTCTTATGTGTCCAAGAATGTGCAGAAGATAGACCAACAATGTCTTCAGTGATTTTAATGTTGAGTAGTGAAGCTGCATTAATGCCACGTCCTAGAAATCCTGGGTTTTTTCTAAGAAGGAATCATGCAGAAACATCTTTAAGAAATCAAGACAAAACAGAGAGTGTAAATCAAGTTACTGTCACATTACTAAATGCTAGGTAG